The DNA window GCATCATTTTCCCACCTGCGTGAGCGTTTTGTTCAATAATTTCTACTTGATAACCCTTATGCTGAAGTGTAATTCCTGCAGCTAAACCACCAAGTCCTGCTCCTACGATAAGAATTTTTTTCATAAGTATGTTCTTCCTTTCCACTCCACTCCTTGCTGTCCTAAAAAGCGAATCATGGAGGCCCAAAGCAAGATAATCAACGTCGCACTAGCAAACGGAGTGAGTAAAAAATGCCATCGTTCGCCCCTATTCGCTACGTCCACTAGTCCGGTTTGTAAGAAGGTGAGTAGCAACGGAACGATCAGTAACAGGCTTCCTGTTATGAAACCAGCAAGAGCCAATCCGAGAGGCAATACATAACAGGTAAAATACACTAATGTAAAGACCCCAACAGCAAAAGGTGATTTCCCTAAGCCAATGTATATATTTTTAAGAAATCCTTGCCAAACTTCTTGATTCGTTTCATACATTTTACAGGTTGAGACTCTCGATATATTTGCAAGGGTTACGCGGTAGCCTTTTTTCTTCAGTAAACGAGCGAAGTGTACATCCTCCAGTAGAGAGTTCTTTAGCGCCTTGTGTCCCCCCACTTGTTGATATGCTTTGGATTCAACAAACATAAATGCACCATGAGCAGCGGTAAATGCCGACCACTTCGTTCGATTACTTATTAGATTTGGTAGCAAGGTAAAGACGAAAAAATGTTGAAACGGAACTAACAACTTTGCTAGAAAAGGTTTCGTTTGGAAATGTGAAAATCCACTAACCATACTCGATTGATAGGTCTTAATCAAGTAGAGGGCTTGTTGAACAGCGTCTTTACCGACAGAAATATCAGCATCAAGAAAAAAGAAATAGTCCCCTTCCGCCTCCGAAGCTAAGCGATGACATGCATGAACTTTTCCGACCCAGCCATTTGGCAACGAAACACCGTCCATAAGACGAAACCTGTTGTCTCCGGCAATTGCTGTAGATAATAAACGGTTCGTCTGATCCGTTGATTGATCATCCAAGAGGAGAAATTCAGTGTGTGTATACGATAAATTCTTTAGTGTCTGTATTAATTCAGGAACATTTCTTTCTTCATTTCGAAGTGGAACAAGAACCGAGACTAGGGATTTTTCGTTCTGGTCAATCCGTTTTAAACTCGGCATAGTTTGGATATTTACAATTGTAAACAGGATACTTAGTGTTAATAGCCCTATCAAAATAAAGATCAAGAAGACTCCCCCTTATGAAAGAACCTTTTCACCGTAGTCGGTAAATCACTTAAAGTTTGAAAACCTTTTAGCAGATTCTCATAATCAACTATGTTTTCTTCTATGAGATCAGCTCGAATGTGATTTAACAAACCTTCCACTTTAGTTTGTAGCTCTACCGTTAGATCATCTCGACTTTGGTAATTAGCTTTCTTAATCAGTGTTTCCTCACCTATGCGAATGAAAAGTTCAGGTCTCTCATAATGCCTAAACGAATAATACATTGCTACCGGGATTACAACTAAAGATTGCTTTTTTGAAATTAAGTAGCTCGCTCCATTCATAAAGGTTAAGGGTCTTTTTTCTACATGTTCTTCTTTTCCTTGAGGAAAAATCCACAAGCTTTTCTGTTCATCCAATAACTTTTCCGCAAACTGTAATGACTTTACCATATTTTTAGGAGAAGATGGATCCACTGGGAATGCACCGATTTTTTCAAAAAAAGGATGATCTATCAGTCCTTGGGCACTCATCATGGCATAGCTATCTTCCTTAATGAGCAAATGATTTAAATAAAAAATAATCAAACCATCCCACCAGGAGGAATGATTCACAAGATATAATTTCGACCTAGCAGAAGCTTTTTTTCGTCCATCTACAATATGTATGGCATGAAATTTACGTTTTAATTGAAAGGTTATATATAGGGATAATCGCTTTTGAAAATATTTACTTTTTTTAAGATTATTCATTGTGCACACTCCATTTCCTGAATGACATGGCCAAAATAAAACTAATCATTGTTATCGTTACACCCACTAGTAATCCATTTACAACGGCTGTTAGAAGAAACATTCCTAAAACGAGTAAATATAATAGTCTCATTCGACGTTCCCACACTGAATCGGAATTGAAGGTTTTTTCTGAGACAAAAATATAGATAAGAGATTGTAAGAAAAAAGACACGAAAAACCAACCAAAAAAATTTTTCGTAGGAATGTTATAATATACTCCTCCTTCATCCCAAATCCAATATTCTTTTACAATGAAAGCCACAGGATCAATTATTAAATCCATCGTCACCGCTAGCAATGACGTCCCTACTGCATAGAGAATGCCCCTTGATATCGTTTTATTTAGTTGGAGCAAAGGAATAAAAAACGCCATACTCGTAACAATGACCATAACCCAAGCGAATCCAATCGTAAGAGGGACACCCAAAATTTGAATGCCAAAATCCTGTTCATAGTGATATTGACCAAAAATCAATCCATACTTCACTCCTAGAAATTCAGCAAAAATAGTTATTCCAAACACGAATAGCACAAATAGGAATATAAACATCCGTTTAGTAAAAGATAATAGCCAATAAATACAGGCTACAGTACCCGCTAAATACAAAAACACAGCGTTGGCCCATTCTAAACCTAGCGGTAGCAAATTAAAGCCGACTAACGCCAACCCTACTACATACCAAATGAGAAATATC is part of the Bacillus sp. 2205SS5-2 genome and encodes:
- a CDS encoding glycosyltransferase — protein: MIFILIGLLTLSILFTIVNIQTMPSLKRIDQNEKSLVSVLVPLRNEERNVPELIQTLKNLSYTHTEFLLLDDQSTDQTNRLLSTAIAGDNRFRLMDGVSLPNGWVGKVHACHRLASEAEGDYFFFLDADISVGKDAVQQALYLIKTYQSSMVSGFSHFQTKPFLAKLLVPFQHFFVFTLLPNLISNRTKWSAFTAAHGAFMFVESKAYQQVGGHKALKNSLLEDVHFARLLKKKGYRVTLANISRVSTCKMYETNQEVWQGFLKNIYIGLGKSPFAVGVFTLVYFTCYVLPLGLALAGFITGSLLLIVPLLLTFLQTGLVDVANRGERWHFLLTPFASATLIILLWASMIRFLGQQGVEWKGRTYL
- a CDS encoding lysophospholipid acyltransferase family protein: MNNLKKSKYFQKRLSLYITFQLKRKFHAIHIVDGRKKASARSKLYLVNHSSWWDGLIIFYLNHLLIKEDSYAMMSAQGLIDHPFFEKIGAFPVDPSSPKNMVKSLQFAEKLLDEQKSLWIFPQGKEEHVEKRPLTFMNGASYLISKKQSLVVIPVAMYYSFRHYERPELFIRIGEETLIKKANYQSRDDLTVELQTKVEGLLNHIRADLIEENIVDYENLLKGFQTLSDLPTTVKRFFHKGESS
- a CDS encoding carotenoid biosynthesis protein, producing MISIIEWIWGIFLIWYVVGLALVGFNLLPLGLEWANAVFLYLAGTVACIYWLLSFTKRMFIFLFVLFVFGITIFAEFLGVKYGLIFGQYHYEQDFGIQILGVPLTIGFAWVMVIVTSMAFFIPLLQLNKTISRGILYAVGTSLLAVTMDLIIDPVAFIVKEYWIWDEGGVYYNIPTKNFFGWFFVSFFLQSLIYIFVSEKTFNSDSVWERRMRLLYLLVLGMFLLTAVVNGLLVGVTITMISFILAMSFRKWSVHNE